Proteins encoded by one window of Salmo trutta chromosome 17, fSalTru1.1, whole genome shotgun sequence:
- the LOC115152119 gene encoding achaete-scute homolog 1b-like, with the protein METTTITTTQLAQNACPFVLTERRTTITLHAPAQECALPNDTTAAGYQSKTTVLKRQRSSSPELLRCKRRLSFNGLGYSIPQQLPVAVARRNERERNRVKQVNMGFQTLRQHVPNGAANKKMSKVETLRSAVEYIRALQQLLDEHDAVSAAFQCGVPSPTISNSYSAEPESPHSSCSSDEGSYEPLSSEEQELLDFTTWFDRY; encoded by the coding sequence ATGGagactaccaccatcaccaccacgcAACTGGCGCAGAACGCATGCCCATTTGTACTGACGGAGAGACGCACCACCATCACCCTGCACGCTCCAGCCCAGGAGTGCGCTCTCCCCAATGACACCACTGCAGCCGGCTACCAAAGCAAGACCACGGTGCTGAAAAGACAGCGCTCCAGCTCCCCGGAGCTCCTGCGCTGCAAGCGGCGGCTCAGCTTTAACGGACTCGGCTACTCCATCCCACAGCAGCTCCCCGTTGCCGTGGCTCGGCGAAACGAGCGCGAGAGGAACCGAGTTAAGCAGGTAAACATGGGCTTTCAGACGCTGCGTCAGCACGTGCCCAACGGAGCAGCCAACAAGAAGATGAGCAAAGTGGAGACGCTGCGGTCCGCGGTGGAGTATATTCGAGCTCTGCAGCAGCTACTGGACGAGCATGATGCTGTGTCAGCCGCCTTCCAGTGCGGGGTGCCTTCCCCTACCATCTCCAACAGCTACTCGGCCGAGCCAGAGTCACCCCACTCCAGCTGTTCGTCCGACGAGGGGAGCTATGAGCCCCTGAGCTCTGAGGAGCAGGAGCTGCTGGACTTTACCACCTGGTTCGACAGATACTGA